In Flavobacteriales bacterium, the following are encoded in one genomic region:
- the ytxJ gene encoding bacillithiol system redox-active protein YtxJ, with product MNWNSLSEISQLSTIKTDSTLPILIFKHSTRCSISKMVLSRFEREHDNTEMKMYFLDLLAHREISNQISKDFDVKHESPQVLLIKNGQCIAHASHNSINQLDLYEHL from the coding sequence ATGAATTGGAATTCATTATCAGAAATTAGTCAACTTAGCACTATCAAGACTGACTCGACTTTACCCATACTTATTTTTAAACACAGTACTAGATGTTCAATAAGTAAAATGGTCTTGTCTCGTTTTGAAAGAGAACATGATAATACAGAAATGAAAATGTACTTTTTGGACTTATTAGCCCACAGAGAAATTTCAAATCAGATTTCTAAAGACTTTGATGTAAAGCATGAGTCACCTCAAGTGCTTTTAATCAAAAATGGGCAATGTATAGCTCACGCGAGTCACAATTCAATTAATCAACTTGACCTTTACGAACACCTATAA
- the lipA gene encoding lipoyl synthase, producing MSEQQFKKKPKWLRVKLPTGKNYKHVRKLVTDNKLHTICESGNCPNMGECWGEGTATFMILGNICTRSCGFCSVATGRPLPVDWEEPEKVADSVKLMEVKHCVITSVDRDELPDGGSLVWVETVRAVRRKSPGTTMETLIPDFKGIEEQVQRIIDVAPEIVSHNIETVRRLTKEVRIQAKYDRSLAVLKQLKDGGMRTKSGIMLGLGETETEILETMDDLRSVGVDIMTIGQYLQPTPKHLPVKEFITPEQFEKLRLIGLKKGFRFVESSPLVRSSYRAEKHLG from the coding sequence ATGTCCGAACAGCAATTCAAAAAAAAACCAAAATGGCTTAGAGTAAAGCTGCCAACTGGCAAGAACTATAAGCATGTTAGAAAGTTAGTCACAGACAATAAATTACATACTATCTGTGAAAGTGGTAACTGTCCCAACATGGGAGAGTGTTGGGGAGAAGGAACAGCTACCTTTATGATTTTAGGTAATATATGTACACGTTCTTGTGGTTTTTGTTCAGTTGCTACAGGGCGACCCCTTCCAGTTGATTGGGAAGAGCCTGAAAAAGTAGCCGATTCTGTAAAGTTAATGGAGGTTAAACACTGTGTTATAACTTCAGTGGATAGAGATGAGCTTCCTGATGGCGGCTCTCTTGTTTGGGTCGAAACGGTAAGGGCTGTACGTCGAAAGAGTCCAGGAACAACTATGGAAACTCTTATTCCTGATTTCAAAGGAATTGAAGAGCAAGTACAACGAATAATTGATGTTGCTCCAGAAATAGTTTCCCATAACATTGAAACTGTCAGAAGGTTAACTAAAGAGGTTAGAATTCAAGCCAAATACGATAGAAGTTTAGCCGTACTTAAACAATTAAAAGATGGTGGTATGCGAACCAAATCAGGTATAATGCTTGGTCTTGGTGAAACCGAAACTGAAATATTAGAAACTATGGATGATTTGCGTTCAGTTGGTGTTGATATAATGACTATTGGGCAATATTTACAGCCTACACCAAAGCATTTGCCTGTTAAAGAATTCATAACTCCAGAGCAATTTGAAAAATTGAGACTGATAGGGCTTAAAAAAGGCTTTCGTTTTGTTGAAAGTTCCCCTCTTGTGAGATCATCTTACAGAGCTGAAAAACATCTTGGATAA
- a CDS encoding L,D-transpeptidase, translated as MLFVSISKQKLFYIKNNSIISEYPISSAKKGVGNQKNSDKTPLGLHSIKEKHGAETPINGRMIGRIFYGQIATIDNDTTTSKTDDITSRIMWLSGEEFGINKGKNIDSYQRYIYIHGTSEEGKIGTPASHGCIRMRNKDIIELFSVVKLNTKVLILE; from the coding sequence ATATTATTCGTTTCAATAAGTAAGCAAAAACTGTTTTATATAAAAAACAACAGTATTATTAGCGAATACCCAATTTCATCGGCTAAAAAAGGTGTTGGAAATCAAAAAAACAGCGATAAAACACCTTTGGGCTTACATTCAATAAAGGAAAAACATGGAGCTGAAACCCCTATAAACGGCAGAATGATTGGCAGAATATTTTATGGACAGATTGCTACCATAGACAATGATACAACTACTTCAAAGACGGATGATATTACAAGTCGTATAATGTGGCTCAGTGGTGAGGAGTTCGGAATCAACAAAGGCAAAAACATCGATTCATATCAACGCTATATCTATATTCATGGCACATCTGAAGAAGGAAAAATAGGTACTCCAGCATCCCACGGATGCATTAGAATGAGAAATAAAGATATCATTGAATTATTTTCTGTTGTAAAGCTGAACACAAAAGTTCTAATCTTAGAATAA
- a CDS encoding DEAD/DEAH box helicase — translation MKFDDLGFEPQLQEGLEMMGFNTPTPIQEKAIPIILKNKDLIACAQTGTGKTAAFVLPILNKLCKGKSSKINTIIVSPTRELAMQIDRQIEGFSYFTNSSSFPIYGGGTGSDFDAQKKAIKNGSDILVCTPGRLLAHMKFNYFDPSGVKHFILDEADRMLDMGFYDDIMDIAKKLPKSRQNLMFSATMPPKIRKLAGEILVKPESISLSISKPAEGITQKAYMVHDNQKIALTKELLKDKELNHVLVFCSTKKSVKDLTRSLNKAGLPAKDIHSDLEQEEREKALLDFKNKKIKILVATDILSRGIDIKGIEIVINYEVPNDAEDYVHRIGRTARADRKGEAITFINGEQCLKFKQIEDLIERNLEKEPLPPGFEAAPIYNTNRKGGGRKKFKKHSKGKKKHFNEKRKPKS, via the coding sequence ATGAAATTTGACGATTTAGGATTTGAACCTCAACTTCAAGAAGGCTTAGAAATGATGGGCTTCAATACACCCACACCAATACAAGAAAAAGCCATACCCATTATATTAAAAAACAAAGATTTGATTGCCTGTGCACAAACGGGAACAGGAAAAACTGCCGCCTTCGTATTACCGATTCTAAACAAACTTTGCAAAGGAAAATCATCAAAAATCAACACCATCATTGTATCTCCAACTAGAGAATTGGCCATGCAGATTGATAGGCAAATTGAGGGGTTTAGTTATTTTACAAATTCTTCTTCATTTCCAATTTATGGCGGTGGAACTGGCTCTGATTTTGACGCTCAGAAAAAAGCTATTAAAAATGGTTCAGACATATTAGTTTGTACCCCAGGACGCTTATTGGCACATATGAAATTTAATTACTTTGATCCATCTGGCGTAAAGCATTTCATACTAGATGAAGCAGATAGAATGCTTGACATGGGCTTTTATGATGACATTATGGATATTGCTAAAAAGCTACCTAAAAGCAGACAAAACCTTATGTTTTCGGCTACCATGCCACCTAAAATAAGAAAACTAGCTGGAGAGATATTGGTAAAACCTGAAAGCATAAGCCTTAGTATTTCAAAACCAGCTGAAGGAATTACTCAAAAGGCTTATATGGTTCACGACAATCAAAAAATTGCTCTAACCAAAGAGCTTTTGAAAGATAAAGAACTTAATCATGTTTTAGTGTTTTGCTCAACGAAGAAAAGTGTGAAAGATTTAACCAGAAGTTTAAATAAAGCTGGTCTTCCCGCTAAGGATATTCATTCAGATTTAGAGCAAGAGGAAAGAGAAAAAGCACTCCTCGACTTTAAAAATAAGAAAATTAAAATTTTAGTAGCTACAGATATTCTGTCAAGAGGTATTGATATAAAAGGTATTGAGATTGTAATTAATTATGAAGTACCAAATGATGCTGAAGATTATGTTCACAGAATAGGAAGAACTGCAAGGGCTGACCGTAAAGGTGAGGCTATTACATTCATTAATGGCGAGCAATGCTTGAAATTTAAGCAAATTGAAGATCTGATTGAGCGAAATCTAGAAAAAGAACCTCTTCCACCAGGCTTTGAAGCTGCTCCAATTTACAACACCAATAGAAAAGGTGGTGGACGAAAAAAATTTAAAAAACACTCTAAAGGAAAGAAAAAGCATTTCAATGAAAAAAGAAAGCCTAAATCTTAA
- a CDS encoding T9SS type A sorting domain-containing protein produces MKNFITTLLSVAFLSFFVVDSFNTSEQTYVPVNERIAAPNKGAKGALEYLHRLKANSDGVVPVESVISAREAVNSRRAARQSSANTTLLWTEMGPDNAGGRTRAILIDKDNSNLIYAGGVSGGLWKSTNGGNSWNIIEGTDRLEFSGVVSICQTSNGDIYFGTGEGATSNMGGNSNGSSAFIGGGIYKSTDGGNSFTQLASTAPSNFISTGFAFSSVTELAAHRTEPNTLYAATRGGLKLSKDGGTTWTTEATGEFFDVEVNSDNSVLASKFNTIFFSEDGTPGSFTSLPSVPLTFGGGANGRIEIAIAPSDANYIYAIYSNQGGLGKYKGIYRSTDKGQSWELILPGWSGNTPPVYNIFNEQANYAMTLAVDPLNKNRVIIGGLDLWEYEYGVGIEPISYWAVSDYSSFYVHADQHDIVFDPNNPQRFYIGNDGGVYRTDDNGENFSSVNRGYGVTQFYTVDYSSDGKVIGGTQDNGTQFVDFSNPASNLASFEVSGGDGGYTQISYINPDILFCESQNGSARRSADGGETVGTLENFLGDTMAGLHETAQSEGAGLFATFINPMNLWEEVDQDGNPVDTSMFFAATTEIYTSASDYCVYMTKQALDFSITPTWFQVTPIYSSPIERISVTADGNHMFFSIGGSLYRTDNLNLNSDTVSDTYQFLDVGSTADNDEGDNPDAVVSTTSISSSGFQYTITDIAINPNNKDHIVVTVGGYQNITHVFESTNATSANPTFTSIQGNLPDMPVYSAVIDVHNSDNIIIGTEFGVWSTSNGNNWTLEDDGMPIVPCHMLRQQYLPGENKGVIYVGTHGRGIFKSSNTSSIFDFSDNGDNKPMELLSIYPNPAESFVNVELSSDTKEFDISIIDLIGKEVYSSSKTNNSRIDISTLEAGNYVVIVIADGNKQLGKFVKTK; encoded by the coding sequence ATGAAAAATTTTATTACCACATTATTATCAGTCGCTTTTCTATCATTTTTTGTTGTAGACTCATTCAATACGTCTGAACAAACTTATGTGCCTGTTAATGAAAGAATTGCAGCTCCAAACAAGGGTGCTAAAGGAGCTTTAGAATATCTTCATCGTCTTAAAGCAAACAGTGATGGTGTTGTTCCAGTTGAATCTGTTATTAGTGCAAGAGAAGCAGTAAACAGTAGAAGAGCAGCCAGACAATCGTCTGCCAACACAACACTGTTGTGGACTGAAATGGGTCCTGATAATGCCGGTGGAAGAACACGAGCTATTTTAATTGATAAAGATAATTCTAACTTGATATATGCCGGTGGTGTTTCTGGAGGTTTATGGAAATCTACTAATGGAGGAAATAGCTGGAATATCATTGAAGGAACAGATAGATTGGAATTTTCTGGTGTGGTAAGTATTTGTCAAACTTCCAACGGTGATATATACTTTGGAACCGGTGAAGGAGCTACTTCAAACATGGGAGGAAATTCTAACGGGTCTTCAGCATTTATTGGTGGTGGAATTTACAAATCAACTGATGGTGGAAATTCTTTCACTCAATTGGCTTCTACTGCTCCTTCTAATTTCATTTCTACTGGTTTTGCTTTTTCATCTGTAACAGAACTAGCGGCGCACAGAACAGAGCCAAACACTTTATATGCAGCTACTAGAGGTGGATTAAAATTATCCAAAGATGGTGGTACCACATGGACTACAGAAGCTACTGGAGAATTTTTCGATGTTGAGGTAAACTCTGATAATTCTGTCTTAGCTTCGAAATTTAATACGATATTTTTCTCTGAAGATGGTACACCAGGTTCTTTTACTAGCTTACCTTCAGTTCCACTTACATTTGGTGGTGGGGCTAATGGAAGAATTGAAATTGCTATTGCTCCATCTGATGCAAATTACATTTATGCAATTTATTCTAACCAAGGTGGCTTAGGAAAATACAAAGGCATCTATCGTTCTACTGACAAAGGACAGTCTTGGGAATTAATTTTGCCAGGATGGAGCGGCAACACTCCTCCAGTTTATAACATTTTCAATGAACAAGCAAACTACGCTATGACTTTAGCAGTAGATCCATTGAATAAAAACAGAGTAATTATTGGGGGGCTAGATTTATGGGAATACGAATATGGAGTTGGTATAGAGCCTATTTCATATTGGGCAGTTTCTGATTATTCTAGCTTTTATGTGCATGCTGACCAACATGATATTGTCTTTGATCCAAACAATCCACAACGTTTCTATATTGGTAATGATGGTGGTGTATATAGAACTGATGATAATGGTGAAAATTTCTCTTCAGTTAATAGAGGGTACGGCGTTACTCAATTCTACACAGTAGATTATTCTAGTGATGGTAAAGTAATTGGTGGCACACAAGATAATGGAACACAGTTTGTGGATTTCAGCAATCCAGCATCTAATCTCGCATCCTTTGAAGTTTCTGGTGGTGATGGTGGGTATACTCAAATATCTTACATTAACCCTGATATCTTATTTTGTGAAAGTCAAAATGGTTCTGCAAGACGTTCTGCTGATGGTGGAGAAACTGTAGGTACTCTTGAGAATTTCTTAGGTGATACTATGGCTGGTCTACATGAAACTGCACAAAGTGAAGGTGCAGGTTTGTTTGCAACATTCATCAATCCTATGAATCTTTGGGAAGAGGTTGATCAGGATGGAAACCCTGTTGACACCAGTATGTTTTTTGCAGCTACTACAGAAATTTATACCAGTGCTTCTGACTACTGTGTATATATGACTAAACAAGCGTTAGATTTTAGTATTACTCCAACTTGGTTCCAAGTCACTCCAATATATTCATCTCCAATTGAACGTATTTCAGTAACTGCAGATGGAAATCATATGTTTTTTTCAATAGGTGGTTCTCTATATAGAACCGATAATTTAAATCTTAATTCTGATACTGTTTCTGATACATATCAATTTTTAGATGTAGGCTCAACTGCTGATAATGATGAAGGTGATAATCCAGATGCTGTTGTATCAACTACAAGTATTTCAAGTTCAGGTTTTCAGTACACTATTACTGATATTGCTATAAATCCTAATAATAAAGACCATATCGTAGTAACAGTAGGTGGTTATCAAAATATTACTCATGTATTTGAATCAACTAATGCTACTTCTGCAAATCCAACATTTACTTCAATTCAAGGTAATTTGCCTGATATGCCAGTTTACTCGGCTGTAATTGATGTACACAATTCAGATAATATCATTATTGGTACTGAGTTTGGTGTTTGGTCTACTTCTAATGGAAATAACTGGACGTTAGAGGACGATGGTATGCCTATTGTACCTTGTCACATGTTACGTCAGCAATATTTACCAGGTGAAAACAAAGGTGTTATTTATGTTGGTACACACGGTAGAGGTATCTTCAAGTCATCTAATACTTCATCAATCTTTGACTTCTCAGATAATGGAGATAATAAGCCTATGGAGTTATTATCAATTTACCCTAATCCAGCTGAATCTTTTGTAAATGTAGAGTTATCTTCAGACACAAAAGAATTTGATATAAGTATCATTGATTTGATCGGTAAAGAGGTATATTCTTCATCTAAAACAAACAATTCAAGAATTGATATTTCAACTTTAGAAGCAGGTAACTATGTTGTTATTGTTATCGCTGATGGAAATAAACAATTAGGAAAGTTTGTAAAAACTAAGTAA
- the ung gene encoding uracil-DNA glycosylase, with translation MKNNAVKIESSWKNKLLPAFQTESFLLLKHFLVEEKTKYIIYPPGNKIFSAFNLCPFDNTKVVIIGQDPYHGPNQANGLCFSVSDGIKPPPSLKNIFKEINNDIGDEIPLSGNLEHWAKQGVLMLNATLTVRAQQAGSHQKKGWEEFMDFVIKTLSNEKKGLIFLLWGRFAQNKAELIDSSKHHILTAAHPSPFSAHSGFFGCNHFSKTNAILKQQNKTQIQWFI, from the coding sequence GTGAAAAACAATGCTGTAAAGATAGAGTCAAGTTGGAAAAATAAATTGCTTCCTGCATTTCAGACTGAATCCTTTTTGCTTCTCAAACATTTCTTAGTTGAGGAAAAGACGAAATACATTATTTATCCTCCTGGAAATAAAATCTTTTCAGCCTTCAACCTCTGCCCTTTTGATAATACGAAAGTAGTAATTATTGGTCAAGACCCATATCATGGTCCTAATCAGGCAAATGGACTGTGTTTTTCGGTTTCAGATGGAATTAAACCACCCCCATCTTTGAAGAATATTTTTAAAGAAATAAATAATGATATTGGTGATGAAATACCACTTTCTGGAAATCTTGAACATTGGGCAAAACAAGGTGTTTTAATGTTGAACGCTACACTTACCGTTCGTGCACAACAAGCGGGTTCACACCAAAAAAAAGGCTGGGAAGAGTTCATGGATTTTGTAATCAAAACTCTTTCTAACGAAAAAAAAGGGTTGATTTTTCTTCTTTGGGGTCGCTTCGCACAAAATAAGGCTGAACTTATTGATTCTAGTAAGCATCATATCCTTACAGCTGCTCACCCCTCACCTTTTTCAGCGCATTCGGGATTTTTTGGCTGCAATCATTTTTCCAAAACAAATGCTATCCTTAAACAACAAAATAAAACTCAAATCCAATGGTTCATATAA
- the rlmB gene encoding 23S rRNA (guanosine(2251)-2'-O)-methyltransferase RlmB, whose amino-acid sequence MKITRYENAIFGLRPIIEAIHAGQEIDTLFIQKGLKGDIFPELWELVKKHRVNYKHVPVEKLNRLTRKNHQGVFAFISPITFHRTENIIPQLFEEGKNPLILILDRVTDVRNFGAIVRSAECSGVHAIIVPEKGSAAINGDAMKTSAGALSSVPICREFNLKASIDFLKNSGLQIVACTEKTDEMIYEPDYKLPTAVIMGSEEDGISDEYLKRSTHKTKIPMMGSIGSLNVSVSAGVILYEAVRQRQL is encoded by the coding sequence ATGAAGATAACTAGATACGAGAATGCTATTTTTGGACTTCGTCCAATCATTGAAGCAATACATGCTGGTCAAGAAATTGATACGCTTTTTATCCAAAAAGGACTTAAAGGAGATATTTTTCCGGAATTATGGGAGCTTGTCAAAAAACACCGTGTTAATTACAAGCACGTTCCTGTTGAAAAATTAAACCGTTTAACTCGAAAAAACCACCAAGGTGTTTTTGCTTTTATCTCCCCCATAACTTTTCACAGAACTGAAAACATAATCCCACAACTATTTGAAGAGGGTAAAAATCCTCTTATTTTAATTTTAGATAGAGTAACGGATGTGCGAAACTTTGGAGCCATAGTACGAAGTGCAGAATGCTCTGGTGTTCATGCTATCATTGTTCCGGAAAAAGGCAGTGCCGCCATCAATGGAGATGCTATGAAAACTTCTGCTGGTGCATTGAGTAGTGTTCCTATTTGCAGAGAATTTAATTTAAAAGCTTCTATTGACTTTCTAAAAAATAGTGGACTTCAAATTGTAGCCTGCACCGAAAAAACAGATGAGATGATTTATGAGCCTGATTACAAACTCCCTACTGCTGTAATTATGGGCTCAGAAGAAGATGGTATTTCTGATGAATATTTAAAACGCAGTACTCACAAAACTAAAATACCAATGATGGGGTCAATTGGGTCATTAAACGTATCTGTTTCAGCAGGAGTAATACTCTATGAAGCAGTAAGACAACGACAATTATGA
- the rmuC gene encoding DNA recombination protein RmuC — MELFIIILLFIGFGWLVYQNRTQPKKSDDAKTDDLIQQVIELKSELSAKDERIKILNEQLQDSQDSKEEIEKRLTKEFENLAHKILELNSEKFKKQNKEQLGNLLNPLSEQIEKFKKKVEDTNEKGVERNAILMQKINSLESLNSKLSQDALNLTNALKGNSKTQGDWGENRLELLLEKSGLKNGIHFSTQGGYKDEEGKLKKPDFIVNLPDNKHLIIDSKVSLTAYVEYYNAENENEEKLAMKKHLDSLKRHYIELSDKDYPNLYGINSPDHVLMFVPNEPALMLALNEDSNLYINALEKNIVLVSSSTLLATLSTVASIWKQEDQKRNALEIAKEGGLLYDKFEGFIKDLIKVGNSLKTSKDSYDEAMNKLTEGNGNIVKKIENLKQLGAKTKKSLPQNIIDRAVKDEDN; from the coding sequence ATGGAGTTATTTATTATCATCTTATTATTTATTGGTTTTGGATGGTTGGTGTATCAAAACAGAACACAGCCTAAAAAAAGTGATGACGCTAAGACCGATGACTTAATCCAGCAAGTCATTGAGTTAAAGTCTGAGTTAAGCGCTAAGGATGAACGCATAAAAATTCTAAACGAACAACTTCAAGACAGTCAAGATTCAAAAGAAGAAATAGAAAAACGACTGACAAAGGAGTTTGAAAATTTAGCCCATAAAATTTTAGAACTCAACTCTGAAAAATTCAAAAAACAAAATAAAGAGCAATTGGGCAATCTTCTTAACCCTTTGAGTGAACAAATAGAAAAGTTCAAAAAGAAAGTTGAAGACACCAATGAAAAGGGCGTTGAACGTAATGCCATTTTAATGCAAAAAATTAATAGTCTAGAATCGTTAAACAGCAAACTCAGTCAAGATGCTCTTAACCTTACCAACGCACTAAAGGGAAATTCCAAAACTCAAGGTGACTGGGGTGAAAATAGACTTGAACTTCTTCTTGAAAAGTCAGGCTTAAAAAATGGCATTCACTTCTCTACTCAAGGCGGATATAAAGATGAAGAAGGGAAATTGAAAAAACCAGATTTTATAGTTAATCTTCCTGACAATAAACACCTTATTATCGACTCTAAAGTTTCGTTGACTGCTTATGTTGAATACTATAATGCAGAAAACGAAAACGAAGAAAAACTAGCCATGAAAAAACACTTGGACAGTTTAAAAAGACATTATATTGAACTCAGCGATAAAGACTATCCAAATTTGTATGGTATAAATTCCCCTGATCATGTATTAATGTTTGTCCCCAACGAACCCGCATTAATGTTAGCCTTAAACGAAGATAGCAACTTGTATATTAATGCCTTGGAAAAAAACATAGTACTTGTTTCATCTTCGACCCTATTAGCTACACTAAGTACTGTAGCCTCAATTTGGAAGCAAGAAGACCAAAAACGAAACGCATTGGAAATTGCAAAAGAAGGTGGCTTATTGTATGACAAATTTGAAGGCTTCATCAAAGACTTAATTAAAGTTGGAAATAGCTTGAAAACTTCTAAAGACAGTTATGATGAGGCCATGAACAAATTAACTGAAGGTAATGGTAACATCGTCAAAAAAATTGAAAACCTGAAACAATTGGGTGCAAAAACAAAAAAGAGTCTACCACAAAATATAATTGACCGAGCTGTTAAAGATGAAGATAACTAG
- the gap gene encoding type I glyceraldehyde-3-phosphate dehydrogenase: protein MKTRIAINGFGRIGRVFLRAVLNNPNIEVVAINDLASAHTMSHLFKYDSIHGVFYGDVQSTDDSLIINNHSINYFSSSKIKDISWQEYNVDIVVECTGLFKDRKSASAHLRSGAKKVIISAPPSDDSIKTIVVGINDHLIDDKDIILSNASCTTNSAAPLIQLINQNYGIESAYITTIHSYTTDQRLHDSPHLDLRRARAGATSIVPTTTGAAKALTKIFPDLSDRIGGCGIRVPVPDGSLTDITCIVNNETSVDEINDLFKKASSSSLNGILSYIEDPIVSVDVLGNTHSCVFDSQLTSVIGKMVKVVGWYDNETGYSNRLLDLIEKVSNV from the coding sequence ATGAAGACTAGAATTGCAATAAACGGTTTCGGTAGAATTGGTCGTGTTTTTTTACGCGCAGTACTAAATAATCCTAATATTGAAGTGGTAGCAATTAATGATTTGGCTAGTGCACATACAATGAGTCACTTGTTTAAATACGATTCTATACATGGTGTTTTTTATGGTGACGTTCAAAGTACTGATGATTCACTTATCATTAATAATCATTCAATTAATTATTTTTCATCTTCCAAAATTAAAGATATCTCTTGGCAGGAATATAATGTAGATATTGTTGTTGAATGTACCGGTCTTTTTAAAGATAGAAAAAGCGCTTCAGCTCATCTAAGATCAGGAGCAAAAAAAGTAATTATTTCTGCCCCTCCAAGTGATGATTCCATTAAAACAATAGTTGTAGGTATAAATGACCATTTAATCGATGATAAGGATATAATTTTATCCAACGCATCATGTACTACAAATAGTGCAGCTCCTTTGATTCAGTTAATTAATCAAAATTATGGCATTGAAAGTGCTTATATTACCACTATTCATTCATATACTACTGATCAACGCTTACATGACTCTCCACATCTAGATTTAAGGCGTGCTAGAGCAGGTGCTACATCAATAGTGCCAACGACTACTGGAGCAGCAAAAGCGTTAACTAAAATTTTTCCCGATTTATCGGATAGAATTGGAGGGTGTGGCATTAGAGTACCTGTGCCGGATGGCTCCTTAACAGATATTACGTGTATAGTTAATAATGAAACGTCTGTTGATGAAATTAATGATTTATTTAAAAAAGCTTCCTCTTCCTCATTAAATGGGATTCTCAGCTATATAGAAGACCCTATTGTATCAGTAGATGTATTAGGAAATACACATTCTTGTGTATTTGATTCTCAGCTGACCTCTGTTATTGGTAAAATGGTGAAAGTTGTTGGCTGGTACGATAACGAAACGGGCTATTCAAACCGATTATTAGACCTAATAGAAAAAGTTAGTAACGTTTAA